One window from the genome of Dyella sp. A6 encodes:
- a CDS encoding flagellar basal body P-ring protein FlgI, whose protein sequence is MITSAAPSWRRRLAASLRCAALVLGVGLAVVPAKVRADKIQDLVQVAGVRSNQLIGYGLVVGLQGSGDQTTQAPFTTQSLENMLQQFGVTVPASVKPQLKNAAAVTVTAQLPAFIKPGQTIDVTVASIGNAKSLRGGELLMTPLRGADGRVYAMAQGSVVVGGVSAQGKSGSSVQVNIASSGRIPSGATVERGVIAHYDHGGDIVLDLNTPDFTTAARIVQAINHAYGAGTAQAIDGGSVSVRAPQDPSQSVAWLSAIESLDVQPGSAPARVVVNARTGTVVISSNVTVSAAAVAHGSIEVTISEQPQVSQPGPFSKGQTAVVPNSSVKVSENGAHMFKFGPGVSLDTIVRAVNQVGASPSDLISILQALKQAGALHAQLVVI, encoded by the coding sequence ATGATCACGAGCGCTGCCCCGTCATGGCGTCGCCGCCTGGCTGCATCCCTGCGTTGCGCCGCACTGGTGCTCGGCGTGGGTCTGGCCGTCGTGCCCGCGAAGGTACGTGCGGACAAGATCCAGGACCTGGTCCAGGTGGCCGGGGTGCGCAGCAACCAGTTGATCGGCTACGGCCTGGTGGTCGGCCTCCAGGGCAGCGGCGACCAGACCACCCAGGCGCCGTTCACCACCCAGAGCCTGGAGAACATGCTGCAGCAGTTCGGTGTCACCGTGCCTGCCTCGGTGAAGCCGCAGCTGAAGAATGCCGCGGCGGTGACGGTGACGGCGCAGCTGCCGGCCTTCATCAAGCCCGGCCAGACTATCGACGTGACCGTGGCCTCGATCGGCAATGCCAAGAGCCTGCGCGGCGGCGAGTTGCTGATGACACCGCTGCGCGGTGCCGATGGCCGTGTGTATGCGATGGCACAGGGCAGCGTGGTGGTCGGTGGCGTCAGCGCACAGGGCAAGAGCGGTTCCAGCGTGCAGGTGAACATCGCCTCGAGCGGACGGATTCCCAGCGGCGCCACAGTCGAGCGCGGCGTGATCGCGCACTACGACCATGGCGGCGACATCGTGCTTGATCTCAACACGCCGGACTTCACCACGGCGGCGCGCATCGTGCAGGCGATCAACCATGCCTACGGCGCCGGTACCGCGCAGGCCATCGACGGCGGCTCGGTCAGCGTACGCGCTCCGCAGGACCCGTCGCAGAGCGTCGCCTGGCTGAGCGCGATCGAATCGCTGGATGTGCAGCCGGGCTCGGCGCCCGCGCGGGTGGTGGTCAATGCGCGCACCGGTACGGTGGTGATCAGCTCCAACGTCACGGTCAGCGCGGCGGCGGTGGCGCACGGCTCGATCGAGGTGACCATCAGCGAGCAGCCGCAGGTCAGCCAGCCCGGTCCGTTCAGCAAGGGGCAGACCGCGGTGGTGCCCAACAGCAGCGTCAAGGTCAGCGAAAACGGCGCGCACATGTTCAAGTTCGGGCCGGGCGTGAGCCTGGACACCATCGTGCGCGCGGTGAACCAGGTCGGGGCTTCGCCCAGCGACCTGATCTCGATCCTGCAGGCACTCAAGCAGGCCGGCGCGCTGCATGCGCAGCTGGTGGTGATCTGA
- the flgJ gene encoding flagellar assembly peptidoglycan hydrolase FlgJ codes for MGLSAGTLQNVDTWTDLSGFNALRQTAQTDSKAALPVVARQFEAIFTQMMLKSMREAGMGDGIFDSQAGDAWRDMYDQQLAVTLSAHGRGLGIAQMLERQLGGSTGASGSGKTAAGEGVAAGIAGADAAPVAADDWRQRLGSVLDATRAVGRRVMRWLPQDAKEFVRELAPYAESAARKLGVSMRAVLAQAALETQWGQRMPVQADGASSNNMFGMKASSDWDGGRVSVPTLEFEGGVAVRRQAQFRAYESPAASFSDYARLIGDNPRYAAARNHGDDVAAFARGLVQGGYATDPGYASKLDAIANSPLMRQALAALKKADPTPTL; via the coding sequence ATGGGGCTGTCTGCCGGCACGCTGCAGAACGTCGATACCTGGACCGACCTGTCCGGGTTCAACGCGCTACGCCAGACCGCGCAGACCGACAGCAAGGCCGCGTTGCCGGTGGTGGCGCGGCAGTTCGAGGCGATCTTCACCCAGATGATGCTGAAGTCCATGCGCGAAGCCGGCATGGGCGACGGCATTTTCGACAGCCAGGCCGGCGACGCCTGGCGCGACATGTACGACCAGCAGCTGGCGGTGACCCTGAGCGCGCACGGCCGCGGGTTGGGCATCGCGCAGATGCTGGAACGCCAGCTGGGCGGGTCGACCGGAGCCTCCGGCAGTGGCAAGACCGCTGCCGGCGAGGGCGTGGCCGCGGGTATCGCCGGCGCCGATGCCGCACCGGTAGCGGCCGACGACTGGCGCCAGCGGCTGGGTTCGGTGCTCGATGCCACCCGCGCCGTGGGGCGCCGGGTCATGCGCTGGCTGCCGCAGGATGCCAAGGAATTCGTGCGCGAACTGGCGCCCTATGCCGAATCGGCAGCGCGCAAGCTGGGCGTGTCGATGCGCGCGGTGCTGGCGCAGGCGGCACTGGAGACCCAGTGGGGGCAGCGCATGCCGGTACAGGCCGACGGCGCCAGCAGCAACAACATGTTCGGCATGAAGGCCAGCTCCGACTGGGACGGCGGTCGCGTCAGTGTGCCGACGCTGGAATTCGAGGGTGGCGTGGCGGTGCGCCGGCAGGCGCAGTTCCGTGCCTACGAATCGCCCGCGGCCTCGTTCAGCGACTACGCCCGCCTGATCGGCGACAACCCCCGTTACGCCGCCGCCCGCAACCACGGCGACGACGTGGCGGCGTTCGCCCGCGGGCTGGTCCAGGGCGGTTATGCCACCGACCCGGGTTATGCCAGCAAGCTCGACGCGATCGCCAACAGCCCGCTGATGCGCCAGGCGCTGGCCGCACTCAAGAAAGCCGACCCCACGCCGACTCTTTGA
- the flgK gene encoding flagellar hook-associated protein FlgK, with the protein MSNMLAIGTSGLNAAQLALNTISNNISNSSTTGYSRESTVQTEQVGATIGNLTIGGGVNVTAVQRAYNQFLTTAMWTSNSGLQGSTTYNDLATTLNSTLSSSGNLQTSLDNFYTSFNTLAGSADSSSNRLAVLGSASSLASNFNTLAQQFDQQQSSINTQVAQTVDSINSTASSIAKLNQQIVQAGSGSSASNALLDQRDTLVNTLSGYLGVSTSFNTDGSINVFTNTGQSLVSGSNAYALSTGPNAYDATTTDVMDNTGTDITGKLSGGTLGALLTYRSNVLVPAQNQLGLAAVGLASSVNTQQSKGLDLNGQQGAAIFSVPSPGVSASSANQGSATVAASISDPSALTGSDYVLSYNGSQWNLATTAGQSVALTTNANGSLSAAGLTFNVSGTAQAGDSYKIEPTRNAASGISVSMTDPNGIAAAAALTTTASSSNTGSAAVSAITVTDPTHTNLLSSATVSFPTAGSYQVTDSSGNVLSSGSYSSGQAITANGWSLTLSGTPAAGDSFAVAANTSGLADNSNALSMAAMSGTGVLNSGKTSIVDAYANLTTQIGDAGSQASSDLTVQTALNNQAVSAQQSVSGVNLDQEASNMVQYQQAYQAAAHIISTAQTLFSSLLTAIQA; encoded by the coding sequence ATGTCCAATATGCTCGCCATTGGTACCTCCGGGCTCAACGCCGCCCAGCTCGCGCTGAACACCATCAGCAACAACATCAGCAACTCGAGCACAACCGGTTACAGCCGCGAGAGCACGGTGCAGACCGAGCAGGTTGGGGCGACCATCGGCAACCTCACCATCGGTGGCGGCGTCAACGTCACCGCGGTGCAGCGGGCCTACAACCAGTTCCTCACCACGGCGATGTGGACCAGCAACTCCGGCCTGCAGGGTTCCACCACCTACAACGACCTGGCCACGACGCTGAACAGCACGCTCAGCAGCAGCGGCAACCTGCAGACCTCGCTGGACAACTTCTACACCTCGTTCAACACTCTGGCCGGTTCGGCCGACAGCAGTTCGAACCGATTGGCCGTGCTGGGTTCAGCCAGTTCGCTGGCGAGCAACTTCAATACCCTGGCGCAGCAGTTCGACCAGCAGCAGAGCTCGATCAACACGCAGGTTGCGCAGACCGTCGACAGCATCAACAGCACGGCTTCGAGCATCGCCAAGCTGAACCAGCAGATCGTGCAGGCCGGTTCCGGCAGCAGTGCGTCGAACGCGCTGCTGGACCAGCGCGACACCCTGGTCAACACCTTGTCGGGCTATCTCGGCGTCAGTACCAGTTTCAACACCGACGGCAGCATCAACGTGTTCACCAACACGGGCCAGAGCCTGGTCAGCGGCTCCAATGCCTACGCGCTGTCGACTGGGCCGAACGCCTATGACGCGACCACCACCGACGTGATGGACAACACCGGTACCGACATCACCGGCAAGCTCAGCGGCGGAACGCTGGGTGCGCTGCTGACCTATCGCAGCAATGTGCTGGTGCCGGCGCAGAACCAGCTGGGTCTGGCGGCCGTGGGGCTGGCTTCCAGCGTCAACACGCAGCAGTCCAAGGGCCTCGATCTCAATGGCCAGCAGGGCGCCGCGATTTTCAGCGTGCCGTCGCCGGGCGTGAGTGCCTCCTCGGCCAACCAGGGCAGCGCCACGGTCGCGGCCAGCATCAGCGATCCGTCTGCCCTTACCGGTTCGGACTACGTGCTTAGCTACAACGGCAGCCAGTGGAACCTGGCCACCACGGCAGGGCAGAGCGTGGCCCTGACCACCAACGCGAACGGCTCGCTGTCCGCCGCCGGTCTGACTTTCAACGTCTCGGGTACGGCCCAGGCCGGTGACAGTTACAAGATCGAACCGACCCGCAACGCGGCCAGCGGAATCAGTGTCAGCATGACCGACCCCAACGGCATTGCCGCCGCTGCCGCACTCACCACTACCGCGTCCAGCAGCAATACCGGTAGTGCGGCAGTCAGTGCGATCACGGTGACCGATCCGACCCATACGAACCTGCTCAGCAGCGCCACGGTGAGCTTTCCCACTGCCGGCAGTTACCAGGTGACCGACAGCTCAGGCAATGTGTTGTCCAGTGGCAGCTACAGCAGCGGTCAGGCGATCACGGCCAATGGCTGGAGCCTGACCCTGAGTGGCACGCCGGCCGCGGGCGACAGTTTCGCGGTGGCCGCGAATACCAGCGGCCTGGCCGACAACAGCAACGCCCTGAGCATGGCGGCGATGAGCGGTACCGGCGTGCTCAATAGCGGCAAGACCTCGATCGTGGATGCCTACGCCAACCTCACCACCCAGATCGGCGATGCCGGCAGTCAGGCATCCAGCGACCTGACCGTGCAGACCGCACTGAACAACCAGGCGGTCTCGGCACAGCAGAGCGTGTCAGGCGTCAACCTCGATCAGGAAGCGAGCAACATGGTGCAGTACCAGCAGGCATACCAGGCGGCCGCGCACATCATTTCCACCGCCCAGACCTTGTTCTCCAGTCTGCTCACCGCGATCCAGGCGTAA